A single region of the Dromaius novaehollandiae isolate bDroNov1 chromosome 27, bDroNov1.hap1, whole genome shotgun sequence genome encodes:
- the SYT2 gene encoding synaptotagmin-2 isoform X2 gives MTFKQASMMAPEAVATTMPMATMENSTEAAGPGESKEDMFAKLREKFMNELKSIPLPSWALIAIAVVAGLLILTCCFCICKKCCCKKKKNKKEKGKGMKNAMNMKDMKSGNQDDDDAEMGLTEGEGEEEEKEPENLGKLQFSLDYDFQANQLTVGILQAAELPALDMGGTSDPYVKVFLLPDKKKKYETKVQKKTLNPAFNETFTFKVPYQELGGKTLVMAIYDFDRFSKHDIIGEVKVPMNTVDLGQPIEEWRDLQSGEKEEPEKLGDICISLRYVPTAGKLTVCILEAKNLKKMDVGGLSDPYVKIHLLQNGKRLKKKKTTVKKKTLNPYFNESFSFEIPFEQIQKVQVVITVLDYDKLGKNEAIGKIFTGCNSTGTELRHWSDMLANPRRPIAQWHSLKPEEEVDAALGKNK, from the exons ATGACTTTCAAGCAAGCATCCATGATGGCTCCGGAGGCTGTGGCCACCACAATGCCCATGGCGACAATGGAGAACTCCACTGAGGCTGCGGGCCCGGGTGAGAGCAAAGAGGACATGTTCGCCAAGCTGAGGGAGAAGTTCATGAACGAGCTGAAAAGTATTCCCT TGCCGTCCTGGGCCCTCATCGCCATTGCTGTGGTAGCTGGGCTGCTTATCCTCACCTGTTGCTTCTGTATCTGCAAGAAGTGCTGCtgtaagaagaagaagaacaagaaGGAGAAGGGCAAAGGCATGAAGAATGCAATGAACATGAAGGACATGAAATCGGGGAACCAG GATGACGATGATGCGGAAATGGGCCTGACGGAGggggaaggtgaggaggaggagaaggagccagAGAACCTGGGCAAGCTGCAGTTCTCGCTGGACTATGATTTCCAGGCAAACCAG CTGACAGTGGGGATCCTCCAAGCTGCCGAACTGCCAGCCCTGGACATGGGTGGCACCTCGGACCCATACGTCAAGGTGTTCCTGCTCCCcgacaagaagaagaaatacgAGACCAAAGTGCAAAAGAAGACACTCAACCCTGCCTTCAATGAGACCTTCACCTTCAAG GTCCCCTACCAGGAGCTGGGTGGGAAGACACTGGTGATGGCCATCTACGACTTTGATCGCTTCTCCAAGCATGACATCATCGGTGAAGTGAAAGTGCCCATGAACACGGTGGACCTGGGCCAGCCTATCGAGGAGTGGCGGGACCTGCAGAGTGGCgagaaggaggag CCAGAGAAGCTAGGAGATATTTGCATCTCCCTCCGGTACGTGCCCACTGCTGGGAAACTCACCGTCTGCATCCTGGAAGCCAAGAACCTGAAGAAGATGGACGTTGGGGGTCTCTCAG ATCCCTACGTGAAGATCCACCTGCTGCAGAATGGCAAGAGgttgaagaagaagaagaccACAGTCAAGAAGAAGACTTTGAACCCCTACTTCAATGAGTCCTTCAGCTTTGAGATCCCCTTCGAGCAGATACAG AAAGTGCAGGTGGTCATCACAGTCCTCGATTACGACAAGCTGGGGAAGAATGAAGCCATCGGCAAGATATTCACGGGCTGCAATTCCACGGGCACGGAGCTGCGGCACTGGTCCGACATGCTGGCCAACCCCCGGCGGCCCATTGCCCAGTGGCACTCGCTGAAGCCGGAGGAGGAAGTAGATGCAGCTCTTGGGAAAAACAAATAG
- the SYT2 gene encoding synaptotagmin-2 isoform X1, giving the protein MTFKQASMMAPEAVATTMPMATMENSTEAAGPGESKEDMFAKLREKFMNELKSIPLPSWALIAIAVVAGLLILTCCFCICKKCCCKKKKNKKEKGKGMKNAMNMKDMKSGNQDQQDDDDAEMGLTEGEGEEEEKEPENLGKLQFSLDYDFQANQLTVGILQAAELPALDMGGTSDPYVKVFLLPDKKKKYETKVQKKTLNPAFNETFTFKVPYQELGGKTLVMAIYDFDRFSKHDIIGEVKVPMNTVDLGQPIEEWRDLQSGEKEEPEKLGDICISLRYVPTAGKLTVCILEAKNLKKMDVGGLSDPYVKIHLLQNGKRLKKKKTTVKKKTLNPYFNESFSFEIPFEQIQKVQVVITVLDYDKLGKNEAIGKIFTGCNSTGTELRHWSDMLANPRRPIAQWHSLKPEEEVDAALGKNK; this is encoded by the exons ATGACTTTCAAGCAAGCATCCATGATGGCTCCGGAGGCTGTGGCCACCACAATGCCCATGGCGACAATGGAGAACTCCACTGAGGCTGCGGGCCCGGGTGAGAGCAAAGAGGACATGTTCGCCAAGCTGAGGGAGAAGTTCATGAACGAGCTGAAAAGTATTCCCT TGCCGTCCTGGGCCCTCATCGCCATTGCTGTGGTAGCTGGGCTGCTTATCCTCACCTGTTGCTTCTGTATCTGCAAGAAGTGCTGCtgtaagaagaagaagaacaagaaGGAGAAGGGCAAAGGCATGAAGAATGCAATGAACATGAAGGACATGAAATCGGGGAACCAG GACCAACAGGATGACGATGATGCGGAAATGGGCCTGACGGAGggggaaggtgaggaggaggagaaggagccagAGAACCTGGGCAAGCTGCAGTTCTCGCTGGACTATGATTTCCAGGCAAACCAG CTGACAGTGGGGATCCTCCAAGCTGCCGAACTGCCAGCCCTGGACATGGGTGGCACCTCGGACCCATACGTCAAGGTGTTCCTGCTCCCcgacaagaagaagaaatacgAGACCAAAGTGCAAAAGAAGACACTCAACCCTGCCTTCAATGAGACCTTCACCTTCAAG GTCCCCTACCAGGAGCTGGGTGGGAAGACACTGGTGATGGCCATCTACGACTTTGATCGCTTCTCCAAGCATGACATCATCGGTGAAGTGAAAGTGCCCATGAACACGGTGGACCTGGGCCAGCCTATCGAGGAGTGGCGGGACCTGCAGAGTGGCgagaaggaggag CCAGAGAAGCTAGGAGATATTTGCATCTCCCTCCGGTACGTGCCCACTGCTGGGAAACTCACCGTCTGCATCCTGGAAGCCAAGAACCTGAAGAAGATGGACGTTGGGGGTCTCTCAG ATCCCTACGTGAAGATCCACCTGCTGCAGAATGGCAAGAGgttgaagaagaagaagaccACAGTCAAGAAGAAGACTTTGAACCCCTACTTCAATGAGTCCTTCAGCTTTGAGATCCCCTTCGAGCAGATACAG AAAGTGCAGGTGGTCATCACAGTCCTCGATTACGACAAGCTGGGGAAGAATGAAGCCATCGGCAAGATATTCACGGGCTGCAATTCCACGGGCACGGAGCTGCGGCACTGGTCCGACATGCTGGCCAACCCCCGGCGGCCCATTGCCCAGTGGCACTCGCTGAAGCCGGAGGAGGAAGTAGATGCAGCTCTTGGGAAAAACAAATAG